A region of the Pseudonocardia cypriaca genome:
CGTGGTCAGCATCCTCGTCGCCTTCCTGGTACGCACCGACCGCCGCTCGGAACTGCCGAAGGTCTGGCTCGGCGTGGGGATCGCGGTCGCGGTCAGCGTGGGCGTCACGCTCGCGCTCGCCCTCGCGCAGCAGCAGCTGACGTTCGAGGCGCAGGAGACGTTCGGTGGCGCGCTCTCGATCATCGCGGTCGGCTTCGTCACCTGGATGATCTTCTGGATGCGCCGGGCGGCCCGCTCGATCTCCGCGGAGCTGCGGGGCAAGCTCGAGGGTGCGCTCGCCATGGGCCCGGCAGCCGTGGTCGTGATGGCCACGCTCGCCGTCGGCCGTGAGGGGCTCGAGACCGCGCTGTTCTTCTTCACCGCGGCCCAGGCCGCCGGGGAGACCACCCAGCCGCTGATCGGCTTCCTGATCGGCATCGCCACGGCCGTCCTGCTCGCCTACCTCATCTACCGCGGGGCGATCAGCCTCAACCTGAGCCGGTTCTTCACCGTCACCGGAGTGCTGCTGATCTTCGTGGCCGCGGGGATCCTCGCCTACGGCGTGCACGACCTGCAGGAGGCCGGGCTCGTGCCGGGCCTCACCACCCTCGCCTTCGACGTCAGCGCTGTGATCCCGCCGGACTCGTGGCACGGCACCCTGCTCAAGGGGATCTTCAACTTCTCCCCGCAGACCACGGTGGCAGAGGCCGTGGTCTGGGTCGCCTACGTGGCGGTCGTCCTCCCGCTGTTCATCCGTCCCCAGCGGACCCGCGCCGCGACCCCCACCACCTGATCCGCTCGAGGAGCACCATGTCCCGCACGTTCCATGTCGCGGTCCTCGTGACCGCAGCCGCTGCTCTCGCGGCCTGCACCAGCACGGCGCCGCCCGCAGGCGACGCCGCGGGCGGAGGGGGCCCGATCCCCGTCACGGCAGCGGACGACCGCTGCGAGGTCGGGGCCACCGAGGCGCCGGCCGGCAAGATCACGTTCGCCGTGCGCAACGCCGGCAGCAAGGTCACCGAGTTCTACCTCTACGGCACCGGCGGCCGGATCATGGGCGAGGTCGAGAACATCGGTCCCGGCCTCACCCGCAACCTGATCGTCGAGGTTCCGGACGGCGGCGCCTACACCACGGCGTGCAAGCCGGGCATGGTCGGCGACGGGATCCAGGCGCCGTTCACGGTCACCGGGTCGGCCACGCGGTCCGTCGACGAGAACACCCGGCTCGCCGAGGCGACCACCGGCTACCACCGGTGGGTCACCTCGCAGATCGAGGCGCTGGTGCCGAAGACGCAGGAGTTCGTCGACGCCGTCAAGGCCGGCGACGTCGAGACCGCCAAGGCGCTGTTCCCCGTCGCGCGCACCTACTGGGAGCGGATCGAGCCCGTCGCCGAGTCGTTCGGCGACATCGACCCGAAGATCGACGGCCGGGAGGACGACGAACGCGACCCCGGCGTGCAGTTCACCGGCTACCACCGGCTCGAGAAGGACCTGTGGGTCGACGGCCTGCAGCCCGACTCGCCCGCGATGGCCGACCAGCTGATGGCCGACATCCGCGACCTGCAGTCGCGCACCGCGACCGTCGAACTGACGCCCGTCCAGCTCGCGAACGGGGCGAAGGAGCTGCTCGACGAGGTCGCCACCGGCAAGATCACCGGTGAGGAGGACCGCTACTCGCACACCGACCTGTGGGACTTCAAGGCCAACGTCGAGGGTTCCCAGGGCGCGGTCGCCGCGCTCCGGCCGGTGATCGACGAGAAGGACCCGACGCTGGGCCCGGTGCTCGACGAGCGCTTCGCCGCCGTCGATGCCCTGCTCGAGGAGTACCGCGTCGGCGACGGGTACCGGCTCTACACCGAGCTCACCGAGGACGACATCCGGCGGATGGCCGAGTCCGTCGACGCGCTGGGCGAGCCGGTGAGCCAGGTCGCGGGGGTGGTGACGACGCCGTGAGCGTTCGACTCTCCCGGCGACGGCTGCTCGGCTGGGCGGGCGCCGGGGCGGCGCTCGCCGGAGCAGGCGCGGTGAGCGCGTGCTCGGCCTCGGCCGCGCCCGTCGCCGAGGGGGTCGTGCCGTTCCGCGGCGACCGGCAGGCCGGCATCGTCACGCCGGCGCAGGACCGGTTGCACTTCGTCGCGCTGGACCTCACCACCGACAACCGCGAACGCGTCCGCGCCCTGCTGCAGAAGTGGACGTCCGCGGCCGAGCGCATGACCGCCGGGGCCGAGACCGCGCCGGGCGGTGCGGTCGGCGGCAACCCCGACGGTCCGCCCGCCGACACCGGCGAGGCGCTCGGGCTGCCGGCGGCGAAGCTCACGCTGACGTTCGGCGTGGGGCCGGGGTTCTTCGACAAGCTCGGCCTGGACCCCGCGCTGCGCCCGGCCGGGCTGGCCGAGCTGCCGCGTTTCACCCTCGACCAGCTCGACCCGGCCCTGTCCGGCGGGGACCTGTGCATCCAGGCGTGCGCCGACGACCCGCAGGTGGCCGTGCACGCCGTGCGCAACCTCGTGCGGATCGGGTTCGGCACCACCTCCGTGCGGTGGTCGCAGCTGGGGTTCGGGCGCACGTCGTCGACGTCCACGGCGCAGGCGACGCCGCGCAACCTCTTCGGCTTCAAGGACGGCACCCGCAACCTCAAGGCCGAGGACGGGGCCGAGCTGCTGGACCAGCACGTGTGGGTGCAGCCCGGCGACGGGCCCGCGTGGCTCGCGGGTGGCACCTACCTCGTGGCCCGGCGGATCCGCATGCACGTCGAGATCTGGGACCGCACGTCGCTCGCCGAGCAGGAGGCGATCGTCGGCCGCACGAAGGGCGAGGGCGCACCGCTGGGCGCGGCAGGTGAGTTCGACACCGCCGACTTCGCCGCCATCGGGCCGGACGGACTGCCGCGCATCGGGGAGGTGGCGCACATCCGGCTCGCCTCGCCCGAGGCGCTCAACGGTGTGCGGATCCTGCGGCGCGGCTACAACTTCGTCGACGGCAGCGACGGCCAGGGCCACCTGAACGCCGGCCTGTTCTTCGTGGCCTTCATGCGCGACCCGCACGCCCAGTTCGTCCCGATGCAGCGGGCGCTGGCCAACAAGGACGTGATGATGGAGTACATCGAGCACACCGGCTCCGCCGTCTTCGCCTGCCCACCCGGGTTGTCCGACGGCCAGTATTGGGCCCAGCCCCTCCTCGAGGCCTGACCCAGCGCGACTCGGCCACACCCACACCGCAACTCGCGTACATCCAGAGCGCGACTCGCGTACATCCAGAGCGCGACTCGCGGGAGGAGGGCGCCCGACATCCGCGAGTCGCGGTCTGAGTGCACGCGAGTCGCGGTGTGAGTGCGCGCGAGTCGCGCGATCAGCGCGCGCGAGTCGCGGCCTCAGGCGGCGGTGGCCTCTGTGTAGCGGTCGGCCGCGGCCCAGACGAGGCGGGCGTAGTCGACCGAGCTGTTGTAGGTGAGCACCCCGGCCCACCAGCCCTCGCCGCTGGCCGTGTCGCGGCCGTCCGCGCAGAGGTAGCGCGCGGCCGCGAGGGCCGCGTCGTCGAGCTGGTTGGGGTCGCGGTTGCCGTCGCCGTTGCCGTCGGCGCCGTAGCGGGCCCAGGTGGTGGGCAGGAACTGCATCGGGCCGACGGCGCGGTCGTACGTGGTGTCGCCGTCGAGGCGGCCGCCGTCGGAGTCGCGGATCTCGCGCACCCCGGGCGAGCCGTCCAGCGGCGGCCCGATGATCGACGGGCGGGTCAGGCCGTCGGCGTCCGCCCGAGCGCCGCCGAACCGGCCGTGGTCGGACTCGACGCGCCCGATCCCGGCCAGCGTGCTCCAGGAGAGGCGGCAGTCGGGGGTGGTTGAGCGCTGGGCAAGCTCCGCGGCGGCGTAGGCGCGCAGGGCGCGGGCGGGGACGCCGCTGCGCTCGGCAGCGGTGACGGACCAGGCGACGAGGTCGGTGCCTCCCGCGAGCGGCGGCGGTTGCGGAACGGGGGTGTCGGGGTCGACGTCCGCGGCGGTGAGTCCGTCGCCGCGCTGCGGCCGCTCGGCCCGGTGGTCGCGGCTGTCGCGGTCCGAAAGGATCGACACCCCGATGAGGGTCACCATCACCGCCAGCACGATCGCGGCTGTGTTCCAACCGCTGACTCTCCGCCTCGCTCGGCGGCGGCGCCCGGTCACGGACAGGCGAGAGCGTCCACGACGTGCCGTCACCCGACCAGGTTAGCCAGCCGCCGGCCAGTAGCGCCGCCACCCCGCGGCGTCGAGGGCGTGCGGGTCGGCACCGTCGGCGACGGCGGCCTGCTCGGCGGCACGCACCCGGTCGGCGAACCGGCGCGCGGCGGTCCGCAGCTCGGCCTCCGGGTCGACCCCGGCGAGCTTGGCCTTGGCGGCCAGCGCGAAGAGCTGCTCCCCCACGCTCGCGCCGGCCGGCAGCAGGTCGGTGGGCAGGTGGGCGCGGGCGGTGCGGCTGGTGAGCTTCGCGGCGAGCGCGACGGCGGGCTGGCCGAGCGGCACGCCGTCCACGCTGGACCCACGCTGCTTCTCGGCGCGCTTGAGCTCCTCCCAGCGGCGCTCCTGGCGTTCGGCCGTGTCGATCTGCTCGCTGCCGGCGAACACGTGCGGGTGCCGCCCGACGAGCTTGGCGACGAGGTCACCGGCGACGTCGTCGATCGTGAACGGCCGGGCGTCGTGCTCCGCCGCGACGCGCGCGTGGAACAGCACCTGCAGCAGCACGTCGCCGAGCTCCTCGCGGATGGCGTCGCGGTCGCCGTCCTCGATCGCCTGGTACAGCTCGTAGCACTCCTCGACGAGGTACTGCAGCAGTGACTCATGGGTCTGCTCGGCGTCCCACGGGCAGCCGCCGGGCGAGCGCAGCCGGTCCATCACCGCGACGGCGTCGAGCAGCGCGGCGCCTTCGGGTAGCCCGACGACCGCCCCACCGTCGGCTCGGGACGGGTCGGTGGTCAGCAGCACCTCGGCCACGCCGTCGTCGCCCCAGCCGTCGGCACGGACCGCACCCGTTGCGGTCACCACCTCGTCCGGCACGGTGGCGTCGGCGAGCACCCGTTCGGCCGCCCGCAATGCGGGGACGGCGGCAGCGGGCAGGATCCCGCTCCACCGCTCGGGCAGGACGACGACCGTGCGCTGCGCGACCCCGGTGGTCACCAGCCGGCGACGGGCGGCAGGACCGAGCCGACCTGCTGGTCCTCGGCGACGATCCGCAGCTGGATCGGGTCCCACACGCCGTAGCGCGGGTTGACCCGGATCCCGACCTGGTCGGCGGTGGGCTGCAGCAGCCGTTCGCCGATGGCGATCAGCTGCGCCTGGCTGATCCCGTTCACCGCGGCCGGGTCGGACGGGGCGTCCGTGCGCCGGTCGACGACCCGCGCGACGATCCAGGTGCTCTGCTGCGGGTTCGGCTGGAACGTGACCACGGTGCCGACCGGCACGCCGAACAGCACGGTGCTGGCGTTGTCCGGCGAGCTCGCCGCGTCGAACGTCTGGGCGCGGGCCGACGTGCGCGGGTCGGCGAACAGGGCGTCGGCCTGGGCGCCACCGGCCTGTATGGCGGCCGCTGCCTCGTCGGCGCTCGCCCGGGAGGTGGCCGCCACGAGGTCGGCGGTGACCGCGAGCCCGCCGACCTCCCGCTGGGCCAGCTGCGCCGCGATCAGGTCGTCCCGCACGCGCTGCCGCAGCATCGGCAGGTCGTACAGCGAGCCGTCGAGGAGGGCGTCCGCCCCGCCGTTCTGAGCGATGTGCGCGTCGATCTGGGGGTCGGTGACGACGATGCCCTCTTCGGCCGCGCGCCGGTCGAGCAGGTCGTGCAGGACGGCGCGCGTGACGATGCTGCGGGCGAGCTCGCCCGTTGTGCCGCCCTGCGCCGTGAGCTGCGCCATCAGGTCCTTCTTGCCCAGCGCCGTGTCGAGCTGGCTCTGGATGTGCTCGATCGGGACGGCGTCGGCCCCGACGATCACAGCCGTGCCCGCCTGGTTCGGCCCACCGCACCCACTGACCACCGCACCGATGACGGCGACGGTCGCCGCGACGCGTCCCACCTGCATACGCACGATCGACAGCCTCTCACGCTCGGAGTGAGGCCCGGATCAGAGGTCGGCCTGCACCACGAGCGTCGAGCAGACCTTGTCCGCGAACGTCTGCCGCTGCTCGTCCCACAACGGCCAGAGGTAGCCGAGACCGAGCGGGATCCCGTTCAGCAGGTGCGCGACCTGCCGCCCGAACGCGCGGGCGAACCCGATCGGCTCCCCCGATCCCGCGCTGACCAGCCGCGTGCCGAGCACGCTCTTGCCGAGGCTCTGACCCGAGCGGCCCTGCCGGTACCCGCTGTTCCACACGAGGAACGCCAGCCCGACGGCGGCGGCGACCGGGTAGACGACGCCGACCACGACGACGTTCCGGGTGAGGAGCGCGCCGATCAGCACGACGGCCAGCAGCCCACCCGGGATGCCGATGTCGATGAGGAAGCCGCCGACCCGCTGGCTGTAGGTGGCGAGGAGCGGGAAGCCGTAGCGCGCGGGCGGCTGCGGGCGCGCCGCACCACCAGGGGCCTCCCGGCGCAACGGCTCGGTCTCCGGACGGGGATCGGGCACGCACTCTCCCGCGTGTCATGCCCGTCCAGGCCGGTCCCGGAGGGCTCCAGCTGGTTGATCGTCGTAGTGCGCCGTCCGTTACTCCGCGCAGGTGACCGGATGCGGGGGGTCAGACCCGCGCGGGCACGAGGAGGTCCGTGACGAGCTTCGTGCACCACTCCAACAGAGCAACGTCCCGCAGTGGCGCCCCACCGACCCGACCGCTCTCCGTGGGCTTCGGGACGGTGATGAGCTTGGCCGCGGGCTTGTAGGTGGCCTTCGGGTGGAGGCGCTTGAGCCGCATCTGCGCCGAGTCCGGGAGCTCGACCGGTCCGATCCGGACGTTCGTGCCCGCCACCGCCACCTCTGCGACGCCCAGCGTCCGGCACGTCTGCCGGAACGCGGCCACGGCGAGCAGGTTGCGCACCGGGGCGGGCGGCTCGCCGTAGCGGTCGGTGAGCTCCTCGACGATCGCGTCCAGCGCGGCGCCGTCCGGGGCCTCGGCGATCTTGCGGTAGACCTCCAGCCGCAGCCGCTCGCCGGTGACGTAGTCGTGCGGCACGTGGGCGTCGATCGGCAGGTCGACCCGGACCTCGGCCAGCGCCTCCTCCTCCTCCTCGCCCTCGCCTGCCCCGGCCTGCTTGCGGAACGCCGCGACGGCCTCGCCGACCAGCCGGATGTAGAGGTCGAAGCCGACGCCTGCGATGTGGCCGGACTGCTCGGCGCCGAGGATGTTGCCCGCCCCGCGGATCTCCAGGTCCTTCATCGCGACGGCCGCGCCGGAGCCCAGGTCGGAGTGCTGGGCGATCGTGGCGAGCCGGTCGTGCGCGGTCTCGGTGAGCGGGTGCTCGGGCGGGAACAGGAAGTAGGCGTAGCCGCGCTCGCGGCCCCGGCCGACCCGGCCGCGCAGCTGGTGCAGCTGCGAGAGGCCGAGCGTGTCGGAGCGCTCCACGATCAGCGTGTTGGCGTTGGAGATGTCCAGGCCGTTCTCGACGATCGTGGTGCAGACCAGTACGTCGTACTCCTTGTGCCAGAACCCGTTGACGGTGCGTTCGAGCAGGTCCTCGTTCATCTGACCGTGCGCGATCGCGACGCGGGCCTCCGGCACGAGGTCCCTGATCTTGCGGGCGGCCCGGTCGATCGTGGACACCCGGTTGTGGACGTAGAACACCTGGCCGTCGCGCAGCAGCTCCCGGCGGATCGCCGCGGTCACCTGCTTCTCGTCGTACGCGCCGACGTAGGTGAGCGTGGGGTGGCGGTCCTCGGGCGGGGTGGCGATCGTCGACATCTCCCGGATCCCGGCGAGGCTCATCTCGAGGGTGCGCGGGATCGGGGTCGCGGAGAGGGTGAGCACGTCGACGTGCGTGCGCATCGCCGTGATGTGCTCCTTGTGCTCCACGCCGAAGCGCTGCTCCTCGTCGACGATCACGAGGCCGAGGTCCTTCCACCGCACACCGGTCTGCAGCAGCCGGTGGGTGCCGACCACGACGTCGACGGTGCCCTCTGCGAGGCCCTCGATCGTCTGCTTCGCCTCGGCGGCGTCGGTGAACCGGGACAGGCCCTTGACCGTGACGGGGAACGCGCGCATGCGGTCGGCGAACGTCTGCAGGTGCTGGGTGGCGAGCAGCGTGGTGGGCACGAGCACCGCCACCTGCTTGCCGTCCTGCACCGCCTTGAACGCGGCGCGCACGGCGATCTCGGTCTTGCCGAACCCGACGTCGCCGGAGATCACCCGGTCCATCGGGACCGCGCGCTCCATGTCCCGCTTGACCTCCTCGATGGCGGCGAGCTGGTCGGGCGTCTCGGTGAACGGGAAGGCGTCCTCCAGCTCGCGCTGCCACGGCGTGTCCCTGCCGAACGCGTGCCCCGGCGAGGACTGGCGCGCCGCGTAGAGCTGCACGAGCTGGGCCGCGATCTGCCGGACGGCCTTGCGGGCGCGGCCCTTCGTCTTGGCCCAGTCGGCGCCGCCGAGCTTGTTGAGGCTGGGCACCTCGCCACCGACGTAGCGGCTCACCTCGTCGAGCGAGTCGGTGGGGACGAACAGCCGGTCGGCCGGCTGCCCGCGCTTCGAGCTCGCG
Encoded here:
- the efeU gene encoding iron uptake transporter permease EfeU, encoding MLGNALIGLREGLEAGLVVSILVAFLVRTDRRSELPKVWLGVGIAVAVSVGVTLALALAQQQLTFEAQETFGGALSIIAVGFVTWMIFWMRRAARSISAELRGKLEGALAMGPAAVVVMATLAVGREGLETALFFFTAAQAAGETTQPLIGFLIGIATAVLLAYLIYRGAISLNLSRFFTVTGVLLIFVAAGILAYGVHDLQEAGLVPGLTTLAFDVSAVIPPDSWHGTLLKGIFNFSPQTTVAEAVVWVAYVAVVLPLFIRPQRTRAATPTT
- the efeO gene encoding iron uptake system protein EfeO, which translates into the protein MSRTFHVAVLVTAAAALAACTSTAPPAGDAAGGGGPIPVTAADDRCEVGATEAPAGKITFAVRNAGSKVTEFYLYGTGGRIMGEVENIGPGLTRNLIVEVPDGGAYTTACKPGMVGDGIQAPFTVTGSATRSVDENTRLAEATTGYHRWVTSQIEALVPKTQEFVDAVKAGDVETAKALFPVARTYWERIEPVAESFGDIDPKIDGREDDERDPGVQFTGYHRLEKDLWVDGLQPDSPAMADQLMADIRDLQSRTATVELTPVQLANGAKELLDEVATGKITGEEDRYSHTDLWDFKANVEGSQGAVAALRPVIDEKDPTLGPVLDERFAAVDALLEEYRVGDGYRLYTELTEDDIRRMAESVDALGEPVSQVAGVVTTP
- the efeB gene encoding iron uptake transporter deferrochelatase/peroxidase subunit; translation: MSVRLSRRRLLGWAGAGAALAGAGAVSACSASAAPVAEGVVPFRGDRQAGIVTPAQDRLHFVALDLTTDNRERVRALLQKWTSAAERMTAGAETAPGGAVGGNPDGPPADTGEALGLPAAKLTLTFGVGPGFFDKLGLDPALRPAGLAELPRFTLDQLDPALSGGDLCIQACADDPQVAVHAVRNLVRIGFGTTSVRWSQLGFGRTSSTSTAQATPRNLFGFKDGTRNLKAEDGAELLDQHVWVQPGDGPAWLAGGTYLVARRIRMHVEIWDRTSLAEQEAIVGRTKGEGAPLGAAGEFDTADFAAIGPDGLPRIGEVAHIRLASPEALNGVRILRRGYNFVDGSDGQGHLNAGLFFVAFMRDPHAQFVPMQRALANKDVMMEYIEHTGSAVFACPPGLSDGQYWAQPLLEA
- a CDS encoding lytic transglycosylase domain-containing protein, encoding MVTLIGVSILSDRDSRDHRAERPQRGDGLTAADVDPDTPVPQPPPLAGGTDLVAWSVTAAERSGVPARALRAYAAAELAQRSTTPDCRLSWSTLAGIGRVESDHGRFGGARADADGLTRPSIIGPPLDGSPGVREIRDSDGGRLDGDTTYDRAVGPMQFLPTTWARYGADGNGDGNRDPNQLDDAALAAARYLCADGRDTASGEGWWAGVLTYNSSVDYARLVWAAADRYTEATAA
- a CDS encoding MazG family protein, whose product is MVTTGVAQRTVVVLPERWSGILPAAAVPALRAAERVLADATVPDEVVTATGAVRADGWGDDGVAEVLLTTDPSRADGGAVVGLPEGAALLDAVAVMDRLRSPGGCPWDAEQTHESLLQYLVEECYELYQAIEDGDRDAIREELGDVLLQVLFHARVAAEHDARPFTIDDVAGDLVAKLVGRHPHVFAGSEQIDTAERQERRWEELKRAEKQRGSSVDGVPLGQPAVALAAKLTSRTARAHLPTDLLPAGASVGEQLFALAAKAKLAGVDPEAELRTAARRFADRVRAAEQAAVADGADPHALDAAGWRRYWPAAG
- a CDS encoding RDD family protein gives rise to the protein MPDPRPETEPLRREAPGGAARPQPPARYGFPLLATYSQRVGGFLIDIGIPGGLLAVVLIGALLTRNVVVVGVVYPVAAAVGLAFLVWNSGYRQGRSGQSLGKSVLGTRLVSAGSGEPIGFARAFGRQVAHLLNGIPLGLGYLWPLWDEQRQTFADKVCSTLVVQADL
- the mfd gene encoding transcription-repair coupling factor, which codes for MAKLSGLLRSALSDPDLRAVVDAARDVRAAEVPALSVEGPAALRPFLAAAFGTADGDGGAGRTVLVVTATDREAEDTGAAAADLIGPDAVAVLPSWETLPHERLSPRPDTVGRRLEIFRRLADQATAPRVVVAAARSLIQPIAPGLGTLDPVRLRVGDTHDFDALLVRLVELAYTRVEMVTARGEFAVRGGIVDVFPPTAEHPVRVEFWGDEVSELRSFSVADQRSVAPVDELLAPGCRELLLTEPVRERAAALARTHENNPQLRELLEHLAQGIPSEGMESLVPALVAGELELLTDLLPAASLVLLADPERIRTRSADLVRTGQEFLEASWFAAGVGGDSPIDVGASAYRDLGEVLEHSSATGRPVVTLSPLVSGREDVLAPAVHEVESYRGDIDRALVDLRAHVVTGGTAVLVVAGHGTAQRSLEQLREADVPAKHVEELVGDPEPGLVTVTCGRLTEGFTARGLVLLTEADLTGNRASSAEPRKLASRRRNAVDLVTLQPGDYVVHSQHGIGRFVEMRERTVSGATREYLVLEYASSKRGQPADRLFVPTDSLDEVSRYVGGEVPSLNKLGGADWAKTKGRARKAVRQIAAQLVQLYAARQSSPGHAFGRDTPWQRELEDAFPFTETPDQLAAIEEVKRDMERAVPMDRVISGDVGFGKTEIAVRAAFKAVQDGKQVAVLVPTTLLATQHLQTFADRMRAFPVTVKGLSRFTDAAEAKQTIEGLAEGTVDVVVGTHRLLQTGVRWKDLGLVIVDEEQRFGVEHKEHITAMRTHVDVLTLSATPIPRTLEMSLAGIREMSTIATPPEDRHPTLTYVGAYDEKQVTAAIRRELLRDGQVFYVHNRVSTIDRAARKIRDLVPEARVAIAHGQMNEDLLERTVNGFWHKEYDVLVCTTIVENGLDISNANTLIVERSDTLGLSQLHQLRGRVGRGRERGYAYFLFPPEHPLTETAHDRLATIAQHSDLGSGAAVAMKDLEIRGAGNILGAEQSGHIAGVGFDLYIRLVGEAVAAFRKQAGAGEGEEEEEALAEVRVDLPIDAHVPHDYVTGERLRLEVYRKIAEAPDGAALDAIVEELTDRYGEPPAPVRNLLAVAAFRQTCRTLGVAEVAVAGTNVRIGPVELPDSAQMRLKRLHPKATYKPAAKLITVPKPTESGRVGGAPLRDVALLEWCTKLVTDLLVPARV